From the Calditrichota bacterium genome, the window GCTCGTCGGGATGGGGTCCTTGCGGTCCAACAGGTCGGAGATCTTCTGGCTCAGCTCCGCACACCGGGCAAGGGTGATGCCGCCGTCCACATCGACGAATACGCGGAGGACCTGCCGTCCCGGCCGTCCCTTCAGCTCGACGTCGACGAGGTCAACCTCCTCCCCTGCCAGCGCCTGCTCGACCAACGCGCGAATGTCTTCTTTGCTCGTCATTGTCTTGCCACAGTCAACAAAAAAGTGGGTCTGGCTTCGACCCACTTGCGGCAAAAATATATGAAAATCTTGCTTAAGATGCAAGAACTTTTATCCACGCCTCTCCTTTCTATCCGCGTACCTCCCCCAGGAGAAGCTGTGCCTGGGTCTTTTCTTGGGCGTCTGGGTACTTGTCCAACAGCAGGCGCAACACCCGCTCGGCCTCGTCGCGCTGGCCGGCGAGTGCGTAGCACCTCCCTGCTGCCAAAAGGTGCTTTGGGGCGAGCAGTTCTTCGCCATAGCGCTTGGCGACTTCTTCGTAGCGGCGGGCGGCCTGTGCGTAGTTCTTCTCTTGCTCCAGGCACTCGGCCACGGCCGCGTTGGCAGCGGCTGCCAAGAAGCGCACCTTGCCCACCTTGCGCGCAGCCTTTTCGTAGTACCTCATGGCCTCTGCGTACTCGCCCTGCTCATAAAGCGCATTGCCCAGGTGCAGGAAAGCGAGGCTACCGTTCTTCGTCCCGCCATAGTCCTCCACGGCGCTGCGCAGGATATCGGTGGCCGAGGTTAGGTCCATCCGCTGATAGGCGCTAAACCCGCGTGCCAGCTCCACGGCAGCTTTTCCTTCTGCGGCGCGTTTCCCGGCGCGAAT encodes:
- a CDS encoding tetratricopeptide repeat protein, with product MLKPKKRLTRREIKEDKFVTTYAKVTKYLEENSKFVIGAAAAIVIIILAAGLIRAGKRAAEGKAAVELARGFSAYQRMDLTSATDILRSAVEDYGGTKNGSLAFLHLGNALYEQGEYAEAMRYYEKAARKVGKVRFLAAAANAAVAECLEQEKNYAQAARRYEEVAKRYGEELLAPKHLLAAGRCYALAGQRDEAERVLRLLLDKYPDAQEKTQAQLLLGEVRG